ACATGAGAATTGGGATTGGGATCATAAGCAACAAATAGGCAAAATAATATTActtcaaattcaaacaaaaacTTCAATTTAAATTCAGTTTGTATCAACTAATTCGTTCATGTACATGTTTGCATATGAACAAGAGGGGGGAAGAGGAGTACAAACAAGAGAGACTGTGGCAGTCTTTTCAAttctttcttaatttttttattaaaagggaACTGTAGTCATAGTCCATGAATAATAGGATTAAGAAAACATTGAACATCAAACTTAAAAGAAGAGATGGCCAAGAGTCAGGTGGTAAGAGGTGTGAGATAAAAATCAGATAGAGCTACAAGTAACAGTAGGGATGGATGTTACATATCACAGAAAGAAAATGCATAAGGAGAAGGCAGGGATGAAAGGAAAATTAGTCAATTACTTACTATAACTATTTTATTATGTACAGAATGCTCACTAAACAGTTTTCTAAAAACCACTGGTTTCAAATGTGTTCAGAAAATAAATCAAACAGACTCTTactaatcatataaatcatgtgaACACACTTTTGGCAGCTGCCTTGTAGAAGTAACCATTTAGCAATTCCCCCTACACTCAAGGTTGTAAGTCTTCCCTAAATCACCACTTTCATGGCCAAAACACAATATGCAACTAACAAAGGTGAATAATAAAAACATGGAGACTTAAACAATACCTTCTCACTCAGCAAAATTTTCAAAGATTGGGCTTTCTCACGTAGAGAAAGTGTTTCATCAGCTGTCTCCTGCCATCGTTTCAACTGGACTTCCATCATTTTCATTTCCTTGGACAAAGCTGAGGCCATGACATGAAACTCTGCTTTGATATCTTTTCTACCTGCAGAAGGGAGACCATTTACAAACCAGCAGTTGAAGTAAATGACTGCTAAAAAACAAAGCTCAAAAGATACAATATTTGACCTGAATCTTGGATAGTTTCTTCCATTTTAACCTCAATATCATTCTTTTCATTAATATTCTTCTGTAGCTGGAGCTCAAGTTCTTCAGTTCTGGAATCAGCAATTTCAACAGCATTCCTTGCTGCATCTGCTGATTCTACTTTAGCATTCAGCTCCTTCTCCCTTCTGATCACAAGAGACCTGTCAACCTGAAATTGTACTTTCAGAAGATGCAGAAATATAAAAGAAGTGAACAAATTACAAGGAATTACAAACTAGCAAAAGAAAGCAATTTAACCTGCAAAGCATCAATCATTGCTCTGTATTGCTCAACTTCAGCATTCCAATGTTGGAGTTGATCATTTAACAAAGTGTAAAGTCGAGAAGAATGTATGTATTTGTCATCTTTTAATGCATTCTGCAAAGAAAACAATATCATAGATATAATTATTTGTGTGATGAAACGAAATCCGGATAAATCCCAATAGCTATTATGGGTAAAAAAAAATACAGATCAAAACAAATACTTCTCGCAGCCATGAATCAACAAAATACGAGTTTGGTGCATGAAAAAGCATACTTCCATAGAACTATAAGGAAAAAGAATACAAGTCACTGTGAAAGCACCAATATCAAGTTCTACGACATTAAAGAGTACCAACCTGAACATCCTCCAGCTGTTTTGACAATGCTCGGTTTTCCTCCTGTGCTTCCGTAAGCTCAGAGAGACGGTTTGTTGCTAGCATCTGTATTAGATATTTAAATACAATCCCAACATGAGAACAGATGCATGAGTAAGAGACAGAGCACTAAAGAGATTAAACCACATGTATACCTTTGTTTCCTCAATTGAAATCTTCAAATCACGCAAACTTATTGTCCTCTCAGCAGACTTCTCAGGTGACAAGTGTCCATTTACTGCTCTTGAAGGAGGTATATGAAACCCAGATGCAACATCCTTTTGCATTTTCAGATTAATTAGTTTTCTTCTACTTTCTTCAAGTTCAGCCATAGTATCATCAAGCTCACCTTTTATCAATAACAGAGCAAGTATACATCCAACAGAGAGTTATGAAGCGCATcagaaaaaataacaataacaataatagtTCAGGAACATCTCTTTCTTTTCATGAATTTAATAGTGTCTCAGTAATTTTAATTTGCTGAAAAATGAATGGCTATAACAAAGTTGGCATTCATGATTCATCCATATAAATTGCTAATAAtaatacatatgtatatatttataactTTGCATTTTAATTTGATAACCATCTCAATTACCTGCAAGACGTTTAATTTCAGACTGATCAGTTGATTGATTGCTTTCATAAGTTGCAATCTGATTTGCATACACTTTATGCTTTGAATGAAGAACATCAATCACGGAACGCAAATTATTAGCCTCCTCTTTCATCATATCATCAATCTTAGATAACTCAATGATGGCATctaaattcaaaataaacataaagAAGCACCGTTTAATAAAAATGCACAAACATGTTTACTATTCATCAGTGAAAGATAAGAgatttatttatttcttgataAGATTCATACAAGAAAAGGGAAAATAACAAACTAAATATATGAAATTAATATGAGGATATGGATTACAATTGAACCTCACATTATGATTTCTTCTGACCTTTTGAAGATAAATCTCCCCCCAGAGCCTGATATATGCTCTCAGTTTTGGCCCTTTGAGCATTAACACTACCTTCCAGGAGTGTCAACAAGTCCCGGGTAGACGCATGGCGGAAAGCAAGGGCTTCttcaatatattttataataccaTCTTTGTCATTAGCTTCAATGGAATCTTTTTGCAACAGCCTACAAAGAAACATCTCCCCCACAGGACATGATGGAATTGAACCTAAAGTGTAAATCATGTCAATCCATCTTGTATGGTGTAGATAAAATAAAGCTCAAATTAATCAAAATATGTGAACTGAGAGTAAATATATCCGCATACATGAGATAAAGGGGATGAAGATACCTCTATATATATCAGCACGATCCAAAGTCTGCAAAGCATTTTGATCTCCACCAACGTATGCTCCGAGAAGGATTAAATCATCTACCAgctaaatataaaattttatatatacttgtcagaaaatttaaaatcatattttgaATCAGAAATTGAGACTACTAGAACATGTGCTAAATAATACATCCAATAACCTGATTCCATAGTTGATTCACTGCAATCAACATGTCATCGTAAGAACCTTGCTTTTcttgtgatttttttatttttgcttcAAGATCATGCAACTCTTGCTTTTGTTTCTCTATCTGCTGATGAAGTTTCTGATTCTGGTAATGAAGAACTCCTGCATCAACCTAGacaaaaagaaaaaagcaaaACTTTGAGATAATTTTCCACCCCTATTGAATTGATTATAAGCAGAGCAAGTCAGATTTATGCCTAACTATAATTCCAATTCCACTCCACTGATCCATAAATACACAAAACAATTTGATGTTTCAAAGTCAAAGAATGCAATGATGTAAAGGACATGTGCCTATCACGAATAAAGGTATAAGCAAAACGCGCATACACAGCAATGCATGTTCATGTACATAGAAAATCACACctttatgtgaattctactaaagTTGGCGAGTCTCCTAAAACAGAATCACGATCATGTCATTCAAACAATCTAATTTCAAGATTACTAGTGAAATTTGTGTTAGTGTATCACACGTGATGTAACACTTTGTCTCCATATAATAGTAAACTTTTGTACTTTAATCAAACTTTTCCTAGGGACTGAATGTAATCAAATTCATTTCTTTCTTTCATTTCCAAGTGGCAAACACTAGACTTACATAGAGAAATGCATAGAGTCACAATTTCTTGAGCCCCGTGAGTCAATTAAGATATATGTTAAACCTCAATGTACGTTATATTAATTTGTGAAAAATCATAGATATAATTATTGCTTTTGATCTAAACCATTCTATCCTTGCCCAGAATTGGCTTTGGTCCCCAAATTCTATTTCCGTTCTTCTAAATTCACTCAAATAAGACTAGCTGAATTCTAGATGAGTCGGTATTCAGTTGTGTTGCGTAATCTAAGGGAAGTAGAAGTTGTtcccatttacaaaacctctaaACCAAATTAAAATTCAATTACTTGTAGATGAATTTGTTTCATTCACTGACAAATAAATGGCGGCAAAAGTCAAAAGGCAACCATCACAATTGCTTTCAGTATACCAAAATGGAGTCTTTGCAGCATTCACCTTAAAATATAAAACACCTGAATTTCATATATGACAATAGAAGATTGGAAGAGATAAATCATGGGCGTGAATTATTAGCTCTACACAAAAATTATATTCTTACAGGCTCATTTTAATTTCATAGGGTTCGCAAAACTCACTTTGATGCATTTGATTCAAATATTTCAAAAACTTGCATATCTAATAACTACCAAAATTTGATTAAAACCCTAAATGGGTTCTCTCACTATCTCAAAACAAAGAAACTGCAACACTTTGAAATTTGTAATTACATCAAACATATCCCCCAACAATCCATATACAAGAACAAGCATAAACTGAGTAATTATGAGACAAAATACAAACTCTTAGAAACAAAATACTCACGAATTGCTATACTTTAAGAAACTGAATAACTTCGAcaaaaatccaaaagaaaaaaagagaagatTTTCTGAGTCTCAGAAGAAAATTTACCTGAAGAGGTTCATGATTTTCGGAGAAAATATCCTTGAGATTAATCCCAATGCCATCCATTATCTGATTCTTCCTCCTTCTGGATTAATCGATTAATCGAATTCTGTGAGCAATGGCATCACTTGGTTCCTTCTGCGTCGAGAGTAGTGAGGGAATTTTACAGAGAGAAAGTAGCAAGGGAGGGTTTTATTTATGTAATAAAAACGTAAAAGAAATTTTATAGttctctcaaaaaaaaaaaaaaaaaaaaaaaaaagataaaaagaaaagaaatatatggttttctcttaaaaaaataaaataaaagaaagatgtGGTTTTTCCGAAAATTGTGGCTTATTCAAGAAATGTGTCGTTTTTAATGAGAATTgtcatttttttaaataacattGCCGTTTTTTAGAGAAGTTGTCGTGTTTAAGAAAATTATCATTTTTCTTCaactcttaaaattttaaataatattgtatttggattggattggatttgatgcatattaatatttttatttattcttaAATGCTTGATTTCGACAATTATTGAGCCGACCCATTTGGAATTGAGGACCAATAAATCACTTTCCGTCGAGGTTTCAAGGACAATTATGGAGTTGGGTTGTGTAGGACCCTTTCGATGATAACTTAAGAGAGTAAGGATGTTCATTGATTGGTTTGTGGGTTGGGTGGATTTTTGACAaactcaaatatataattaggTTGGTACTTTTCAACCAGTAATCCatccaattaaaaaaataaagttcaaTCTAGCTATCGATTTAGGCAGGTCAAACCGCCAaaattttttaaatcatttttcaataattttttttattattttctctatttttagttTGCATTTGTAACTAAAAAAATTCTTACtttaaaatatagggtttttttataaaaaaaaatataatttgaatttagttttatatatgtataattaataattaaataaatttaaagttTAAAAAAGTAGACAAATTCTTAATTGAGTTGGGTTATGTTGGATGGGCTGCCAAAAATTTCaagggaatttttcaaaaatgtttttatactatcaatgtgcaaaaatataggaattatacttttcttaatttgtatgggaaaatttattaaagaaaaaattaaagtatgggaAATaaaattagtagctaactaaaacatgaaaatgccactttttttatcatagttatattttctctgattttgaaggtaattttattttacttttttttattttttattttttattttttcattcattttttattattttttctttcttttttctcttatttattttttttcattttttcttttttatttttttctaccaatttttccttcatccttttttttcttttcatttttccattcttcttcttcttctttttatttttattcatttatctatttttttctttcatttatattttttttttccttttttttcatttttttccttctattttttctttatttttgtatttattattttctctttctatttttttttcttttttcacacttatgagcttttttttcctttctttttttcttcttccatttttttctaccaattttttcattcatattttttttccattatttttcttctttgtcttttcatttttatttattcatctatttttttccttcatcatttcttttatttttttttcatttttgtacttattcttttctcgttccatttttttcattttttttcacacatatattttaacattacataattattttactattttttttatctattatcttttatattattgtaattttttatagttttttgcactatatgtaaaaaatttcaaatcaactttttcaacattttctttttactgtaacacttataggaataccaaaatttggaaagaaaagtaataaaaatatgagaacgtgaatgggtaactggttgttacacccagatttcgagctatgttaattatgacctcaaaagttggattcgcaaataagtggactcataaggttggaaacatgctccaggattgtatgtcgagcttgcaggatatagacgacctcgaagtattcatgatctcgaaagatagctccgggaacacgctcatcttcagggacgacttcagatcaggggtcccgagctcgacgcacgtacgatctcgaaagccatgtggcctcgggagatgtttctagctcgatagatgacgggaaacctgggaagctaaagccgtagagatacgcgataaccaccttgaatatctacaagtgttataaatatgagatgtaatcctcatttattattgtaaatcccctagaattgtgggatattatttggtcagttatacgtctcctggtcttcaggggacgtttccttttatatctgattatagacatttaaagtcatttattttatttatacaaaaagagtaactacccaaagtatgtgggatagtattttgcagccttctctataaatagagaaaccatgcaccattgtaaaggaccgaaattctgatccttgagagaaaactctggagaattcattcttgaagaattcctagagataatcttgagtttaataacaaagactcgtggactaggcagatttaactgctgaaccacgtaaaaaatcgtgtgtttacattgttttatttcaattggccattattaactattgtttatgtgctcttctttcactgtttgacgaaaaacggcgtcaacagtttggtgctttcattgagagccttaagcattcatctctgagaaaatcatggccacaaacaatcagaacacccgtgatgaaaactacccaaggcgtcctggaaaacaaccaatggagaacccggatgctgaggagagaagtgggtcctctgattcccggggaccaccgcctccaccaagggatgaggatatgtactacaatcctgagcgttacgttcctattgtagaactggaaaaccggcagttgaaacagctgttggcagaggccaacaaacggaatgaggagttgactaggatagccgcagatgcgcaggtggctcagcccccacctccgcgcgaaaaccaagtccctcctccaagggacgtgcatgttcctccccggaggccccgtgggcgtccacgaaaggatgttgccacaaggaggccgactcaaccttcaGCGctagcagagccatctgctcctcctaggccccagatgagtacccgagctcgggtcccgcctaacccgcctgtggaagtgcctgcaggaactgagaataaccgaacccctgcagaggctcggactcaggtacctgggagcgcaccaaacgcgactgacccatctcagcaaattctggaccctctaggccacgacaagtgtaacgccccaactcctgggacagttacggtgtgccttgtaaacagtgctaaactcgctaatcgagtcatttggacaaaatcgtgaactaagtatgattagcggtttagggattaaaaactttggttaagatgtaacgtttcactagaacgtttaacatatacattgggatcccgaaaatataatttcagagtctattacagaaaatatttacaacaggccgctctaagcggcaaaacagggttcaaccctagttccactttaaacctcggccgtggcggacgagcagctgcatatgtacacgtcatcacctaagctctccaactcaaggatagtccagcttccttttgcctttacctgcaccacgtagcacccgtgagccgaagcccagcaagaaaacataatacatcatgatataatatcaacaataaccaaagTAACCCTTCagaaccaacggtccatacaggtaggtgacaatagccaaaagtcacaataatgagcatcgctccctctagccatgtgacgatggggtcaccagggctcaactgataagtgattctttcttaggtttgattaggacaggtgcaaggtgattaatcaccaacataaccttcctcaagactctagagtcgaaactatggacaacgtcccttagccatgtgacaaacagtcaccggggtcatataccttggctatagtcatctggtcgtagaccaggcaagcgcttatagttctcattgaccttccggtcggtccagcactaataccccatatgagtcattcaatgccgacctcgattagatctaatctttatttggcccgacgtttacaacgcactgccacctctgacccttgggtcggtaaaacacgaccagtgctcagcccgtggtgaacttaactaataagtcacaacttcacagacggatctgacaccattgtcgattctgactaataagtcagcgccatacacaggtaagccatgccaccaaacatataccaCATGTCCATTACCCAgtaacaaggtattcagcatgcttactcaacagatattagtacaattaggactatgcattaacacagaggctcaagctccgaacgatatcacacccaatatgcaaagcatgtcctaatcacatgttcccatgcatcatatgcaatatatcccacaatccaacatgcaccaataacagccatgcatgtcacgttaacagtcaaccaacatgcatcaagaatagccatgcatgtcatacataatagtCAACCGACATGGATCaagaataaccacgcatgtcatactcaataatcaaccaacatgcatcataatagccatgcatgtctcatacacacagggtgcagttttcttacctcaaatccaagctagaaccaatataagaacgaccatcgagaacggtcaacctttaagcccttagcggtcacctaatcataaccaaatatggaacaccatcaataacatgataaccaaaggttttcaaaccaatatctagcctccaagagataaatccaaactaatccaagtagtagggacactcccgaggcccatagctaagttcccggggtcaaaacgagcaaacggggtgaaaacagggcaagggctgcggccctagcaccttggcccgcggcccccagaatttccagaggcaagcgccgcgacgccccacacaagggccgcggcgcccagcgaaacagaaatgccacctgctaactcgagctagggtcgcggcgcccaacccagaaccattctccaacgtgttttcaacacttcaaagtccccaaaagcacacctaaacattccccaatcatcaaaacaaagttcccaagcttcccaatacctcaaaacccaaggttcaaacaaaccgaaaactcaacgattcacaaaatcaattcaaagcttagaaactcgaaataactcaaaacttaaacttcaattacctttgattgggttgttttccgtcaaatccttcagctaagaagcttctattctttcctaggatcgctatgcctcgaccctcgcttgattccgactcctagaactcaagatatcttcgaaaacgctcaaacggtaaaacggaccgtcgagagagagaacgagaggtatcctaacgtacgttcttatctgacaagctacttcaagcttaggtaacctcaaataaaacctagtgctcggggtcccgaaaacacccccggggacattatagtcaaaacttccagaattccatcctgatctcaaatactcacaatccatcaccaaataaacatttctattaccccgaaattgaccccgttatgacaaaaccgctaatccactatacatgatcgtctcatgtcgaatagctcgaatatatctccattataataaaatctcattcataatttacaatatgcacccaatttacaaatatgcccttaacaggccaaattaccaaaatgccctcataactaaaaatactcccatatgcatgcattcaccagcatataataatataattcacgtaaacatgcatataatcattaaatactataataaatcaattatggccctcccgatctcctaatcaaggtcctaaaccttattaggaaatttggggcattacaactatcccctccttatagaaatttcgtcctcgaaatttacctgtaTAGCTCTGAACCAGAGTTCCACTCACTGGATATAAATTTCCTTAAGTCATTTCCTGACTTCAGTATTTTGATAGCCTTACCTTAATCCAAGGTACATTCTACTCAATAGAACCTCATTACTCATGTcataatctgaactggctattccttaccggaatacttaaccttaaccttcagTTACTCATAATTTAATTCATAAGTTCCTTCGGCCCATGCCCACTGCATGGAAGCacataactcactgtatacaactgccaaTGCCAAAAGTAAAACTGATCCAGAGTTACCCTATTCAGACCCAATCAGGATCCAACTGCTGAGACAAACTAGGGCTTAACTTGTCTTAATTCCTTATCCCTTTTTTTCCATGGTGATACCCTAGAGAAGATATATTTCCcctacttggaattccacattcctactttcCAGTTCGATAATACTGTTC
The Humulus lupulus chromosome 6, drHumLupu1.1, whole genome shotgun sequence DNA segment above includes these coding regions:
- the LOC133781679 gene encoding E3 ubiquitin-protein ligase BRE1-like 2 isoform X1 yields the protein MDGIGINLKDIFSENHEPLQVDAGVLHYQNQKLHQQIEKQKQELHDLEAKIKKSQEKQGSYDDMLIAVNQLWNQLVDDLILLGAYVGGDQNALQTLDRADIYRGSIPSCPVGEMFLCRLLQKDSIEANDKDGIIKYIEEALAFRHASTRDLLTLLEGSVNAQRAKTESIYQALGGDLSSKDAIIELSKIDDMMKEEANNLRSVIDVLHSKHKVYANQIATYESNQSTDQSEIKRLAGELDDTMAELEESRRKLINLKMQKDVASGFHIPPSRAVNGHLSPEKSAERTISLRDLKISIEETKMLATNRLSELTEAQEENRALSKQLEDVQNALKDDKYIHSSRLYTLLNDQLQHWNAEVEQYRAMIDALQVDRSLVIRREKELNAKVESADAARNAVEIADSRTEELELQLQKNINEKNDIEVKMEETIQDSGRKDIKAEFHVMASALSKEMKMMEVQLKRWQETADETLSLREKAQSLKILLSEKTIEQKGLVEKCAEQVMEVKDLKALIEELQKEKQEVQLFVDMYGQESNDNSDLMEIKESERRAHTQAEVLKNALDEHSLELRVKAANEAEAACQLRLSAAEAELADLRTKLDSSERDVLELTEAIKIKDVEADAYISEIETIGQAYEDMQTQHQHLLQQVAERDDYNIKLVSESVKKRQAQSSLHSDKQALTKQLQQIKTLTDSLRTRIVHGEEQVKALLSEAIKVTEEGRHIKDNLETAKWELADAEKEVKCFKFTLSSSEKEYEQIQQDIDDIQSELDNERNSRKLLEEEFEELKTSVEEMTSETGEAAVQKLQEEIKFCKSILQCLVCRDRPKEVVIVKCFHLFCNLCIQKNLEIRHRKCPACGTAFGQSDIRFVKI